From Corynebacterium pseudotuberculosis:
GGCTTAGTAAAAGCCGATCGCAGAAAATATCCCGAGCACAACACTCCTTGTGCTCGGGATATTTTCTGCGGCAGTTGCTGTGATATTTACTTGCAATTTTATAGATTCGACACATAGCCTCTATCGAACTAATGTTTGTATTTATGAGGCGTTGGGTACTGCATATAGACATGGATGCATTTTTTGCATCATGTGAGCAGCTGACGCGACCAACGCTGCGCGGTAGGCCGGTTCTTGTCGGAGGGGTTTCAGGTAGGGGAGTCGTCGCGGGGGCTTCTTATGAAGCACGGGCGTTGGGGGCGCATTCCGCAATGCCGATGTACCAAGCAAAAAGGCTCGTTGGCTTTCGGGGAGTCATTGTTGCTCCTCGTTTTGAGGTATATAGGACTGCTTCTCACAAGGTTTTTGAGATTCTTCGTTCTGTGGGAGGGACGGTAGAGCAGGTTTCTGTGGATGAAGGGTTTTTGGAGCCCGAAGAACTTCAGGGGGCAACGGACAAAGAAGTCAAAGAATGGGCTCATGAGTTGCGCCGGATAATAAGGCAAGAAGTTGGGCTTCCAGCCTCAGTGGGGGCTGGCTGTGGAAAACAATTTGCCAAGATCGGTTCGGATCAGGCTAAACCAGATGGTGTTTTTGTTGTTCCTCCGGAAAAACATGAAGAGATGATTCTTCCATTGCCAGTGGGGGAACTATGGGGCGTAGGCCCGGTAACTCGTGCAAAGCTCAAACAACTAGGTGTGGAAACAATCGGAGACCTAGCTGCAATGACACAACGAGAAGTCGATATTAGCTTGGGGGCAACGGTCGGGCGAGCGTTGTGGATGATGGCCCGGGGCGTAGACGATCGTCCGGTAGCACCGCGAGCCGAAGCTAAACAGGTATCGGCAGAGCACACATATCCGAAAGACCTCATCAATGTTCCTCAAGTAGATGAGGCGCTGCGACGCGCTACGGATGATGCTCATAGGAGGTTGCTGAATGACGGACGGGGAGCGCGGACAGTAACCGTTAAACTCCGTATGGCAGATTTTCACATAGAATCACGATCTACTACCTTGCCCTATGCCACAGATGATCTGGATACATTTTTAGCAACGGCAATGAAGTTGGTGCGTTATCCCGATGAGCTGGGGCCGATACGTCTTGTAGGGGTTAGCTTTTCTGGGCTTGAGGCGGCGCGTCAAGATGTTCTGTTCCCTGAGATCGACAGGGAGATTGTTCAGCGTGATTCTGACTTTGAAGTAGGAGTATCTGGGGCTATCTCCAAGGAAAGCGCTGAGTATGCGATGACTAACACAAAAGATACTCAGCAAATCGACCTTTCAGAAACGTCCCCACGATGGCGGGCAACCCAAGACGTCCACCACCCTGAGTTCGGACACGGATGGATCCAAGGGATCGGGCACGGGAAAATGACTATAAGGTTTGAAACACGTACTACGGGGATCGGCAAAGTGAAAACCTTTGATATCAGTGATTCCGAGTTACAGCCTGCTGATCCCGTAGCTAGTCTTGATTGGGATATAACAGGTCTTTAAAAAAAGAGTCGCAGGGTGCACACCTGTGGCCACAGCGATGGCGAGTAGTACTCGCGCTTGGCCAGCTCGGAAATACGTGGAGCTGATTGCACCTTTGGCAGCAAGGGTTGCTCCACCACCGGCCCCACCGTAGGCCCCGAAGACCTCACCGCGCGGCACACGGGTTGTCATAACCACGGGTATTCCGGCGTCGAGAGCAGCTCCGAGTGCTACTCCCATTTCTGTGCCTACATTTCCTGCTCCCATTGCCTCAACCACTAATCCTTGGCTTCCTGCGTTAATAGCGGCATCAACAAGCGTGGACGGCGCGCCGGGGAAGGCTGGGATGATATCGATGCGGACGTCGGAAAGCTTCGCTGGGCTGACCGGATCTGCTCGCAATGGTTCCTCCGGGCCATTGGTGGCAAAAGCAAGGGGATCAGAGGTGTGCCATTTCATACAACCGCGGGCCGGAAGCACCGCGTGACCAAAGACAACTAGAACTCCAATGTCTCGAGCGGAAGTATCACAAGCCACCATGATTGCTTCAAAGAGGTTGTTTTGCCCGTCGGACTCTGGGTGATCGAAAGGGAGCTGGGCGCCAGTTAGCACGATGGGGCTCGGGCTGGTGTGGAAAGTATCCAATGCTATGGCTGTTTCCTCCATAGAGTCTGTGCCGTGGGTGACCACTACACCAATAACATTGGGTTCTGCCAGGGCTTTATGAGCTTCAGAGACTATGACGTCTATGTCGGTGAAAGTCATAGACGAGGAATCGAGGCGATGCAGCTCGCGCACTTCTATGTCCACTTTTCCGCTGAAGCGGGGCGCGATATCTTCGATCAATTCCTCACCAGAAACCGTGGGGATAAGTGCCCCATTAGGATCCATAGTGCAGGAGAGCGTTCCTCCTGTGGTGAGAACAACAACTTTTCCAAGTTCTTCATGCGCTGAGGTCATGTGCTCAAGCCTGCCATATTGCGGAAGCCGGCTGTGAGTACGTGAGCATGTTGACGTGAGATTTTTTTCAATGAGCGCTAGCATTCATGAGATACAACCCTTGTTTGCCATGTGGCGGGGGAACTAGGAGGGCATTCTTTGAGCCGCCGGTTTATATAAACAGCCGTGCGTCTTCGCTCATACTGACCTTCTGGCGACTTTGCGCAGGCCTCTGCATACAGTGGGCTGGTGATGGGCAGTAGCTTCTGCTTCTCAGTACCAATTCCGCTATAGTGCAGGGTTCATGCCCGAGTAGACATAATCGGAAGTTCTGTAAGCTCAGAATGCAAACGATTGTGGCTTGGCGTGCGTGCCTAAACGGCGAACCGAACCTAGGAGTATTTGTGAAGCTAAAGAAGATCGCGGCAATTACCCTCGCAGCAAGCGCGGGACTCGCCCTTTCCGCTTGTTCCAGCGACGACAAGGGCTCGTCGAGTAGCTCGTCTGCATCTAAGAGCACCTCATCTGCGGCCTCGGAAGCCGCGCCGGCAGAACTTCCTTCTGCTGAGGACCTCAACGCTATTCTGGCCGTGGCAACAGACCCCAATGCGCCAGTAGAAGAAAAAGTGAAGACCGTTCAGGGCGGAGAGACTGCGCCTGAGCTGTTCCAAACCATGACAGCATCCAAGCAGGAATCCGGAGCTGACTTCCTTGTGGTTCCCCCGATTCTCCCCGGCTACACTCCTAACTCGGTGTTGGCTACGGTGAATTTCACGTTGCCTGGTAAGGAAGCCCAGCCGGCAGAAAATGTGGAATTCATCTATGACAACGGCATGTGGAAGCTTTCTCAATCATGGGCTTGTACCTTGATCACCAACACAGTGGCCCCAGAGCAGGTACCGCCTATGTGCCATGATGCGGCAGCGCAACCACCTGCGCCAGATGCACCTGCAGCTCCTGCACCAGACGCACCCGCCGCTCCTGCGCCAGCACAGTAAAACTGCGCAGCGTTAAGTACAAGAAAACAATGTCGCCGTTATCCACCAAGGAAGCGGCGACATTGCTTTTGTTTTTATATCGTCTTTATATCAGGGAGCGGGGGAGAATTCTAGAGCGCTTGTGGAATCTTGGATTATGCGAAGATCTGAATTCTGCTGTCCGTAGACAACCCGAGTAGTCAGAGCTAAGGTCCCGATGGGGAGCGGATTTTTCAAGTCGACGGTGAGTCGGCCTGTGCTGGTTGTATGAGCACTGAGCACTTCTAACGTAGTGCCGTTTTGTTCGAGTGCGCCTAACACTGGTCGCTGTTGGACGTCTACGTCGAGTACAACGGAATCTCCGTGGGCCTGTACCAGGGTAAAACGCATCGTTTGTAAAAGCGCAGATTCTCCTTTCACCCGCGAATCAACTGTCCACACCGCGCCCTCGCCAATTTCTTCCGTGGGGAAAACAACAGGTAGAGATGCGAGCTTGAACAAAAAGGGTTCTGCGATTGCGCGCCCGGTATCGGTTGCATCAACAGGTGCGGCGATATTGATGGAGGATATTTGACCAGATTTTTTAGCAAACCAGCCAAGGCGGAAGCCTTTTGTAGTGTTTATGTCTTTTGCTGCCTCGAGATCGTCGTATTGAGGGTCCGCAAACGTAACCGAAACTGAGCGAGTGTCGTTTTCATTGTCCACTACGGCTTGCACCGGGGAGCTTAAGTAGTGGACTTCTCCTCCGGAAGGCGCTGTGGGGTTAAAAGTCCCTTGCTTGCGGGCTTCTTGATGGAAACCGTCGGAGATTTTTACTGCAATTTTTTGGGAGGCATCGTGAGCGGACTCTAGATCTTGGTACTCATAGATCCTTTTGTCTGATTTTCCAGAATTAAGCACAGTAATCTTTGGAGCGTCTACTTCCAAGCCGATCGCACGCTCAACAGGAGGAGTATCAGAAGATTTCTCGTTGCCGCACGCGATAAGCGTGCTACCTGCTAAGAAACAGGTGAGTAAAACGGCTAATGGGCGCTTGATCGGGTGCCGGGTTTTCGGCGGGTTGGAGGAAGATACACGGACAACGGGGAGAGTCTTTTGGTGATCAAACACATGTCTACTTTACAGATCGTGGGTGTTCAGTTGGAACTTTTACCGATGGGTTTGCCAAGATAGAAGGCGTGACTCGAACAGACAGGAGACAGCGGGGCCCGATAGGTACCGACGATCAACGCATATTTATCTTTACGATGGCTGCCATCATCCTCAGTGTTGCGACGGTGGACCAGGCCTCTAAAGCAGCGGTATTGCATTTTCTCGGCGATGGGCAGCCGTTGAAGATCATTGGGGATTGGTTCCGTTTTCGCCTCCTGTTTAACCCAGGTGCTGCGTTTTCCTTCGGCGAAAATGCGACGTGGCTTTTTACCTCTATTCAGCTTATTTTTGTTGTCGGTATCGCCTGGTATGCGCCAAAAGTACGCGATGGGTGGACTGCCGTGGCTCTGGCAATGATTGCCGGAGGTGCGTTGGGCAACCTTATCGATCGGTTATTCCGCGAACCAGCTTTTTTTGTTGGTCATGTTGTAGATTTCATTTCCATAGGGAACTTCGCGGTTTTCAACGTGGCCGATAGCGCTATAACCTGCGGCGTAGCTATCTTTTTCGTAGCGATCTTGTTGGAGAGTAGACGAGACGCCCAACAGCACCAACGCAGCGAGGAGGAGGTGATTGACAATGCGTGAACATCGTTCGCTCCCCGTTCCTGAAGGACTAGCAGGTATGCGTGTTGACGCTGCACTGTCCAAACTCCTTGGTATTTCGCGCACGGTTGCCGCGGATTTAGCTACCGCTGGTGATGTGCTTGTCGACGCACTCCCCGTGGGGAAATCGGACCGTATTGCCGAAGGGCAGTGGTTGGATGTGACGTTACCGGAGACAAAGGATCTCACTCCCCGTGAAGAACTCGTCGAGGGCATGGACATCCTTTATTCTGACGATGATCTGATCGCCGTCAACAAGCCTGTGGGAGTAGCAGCTCATCCTACGCTCGGGTGGGAAGGACCTACAGTTATCGGTGGGTTGGCAGCCGCTGGCTTTAGGATTTCTACTTCAGGTCCTCCTGAGCGTAAGGGGATAGTTCAACGCCTTGACGTCGGCACGTCTGGTGTCATGGTGATTGCTGCTTCTGAGCGTGGCTATTCAGTCCTTAAACGAGCGTTCAAAGAGCGCACGGTGTCCAAGACCTATCATGCGTTAGTTCAGGGGCACACGGATCCTTTCACCGGCACCATTGATGCTCCGATTGGTAGGCATCCGTCGGCAGGCTGGCGTTTTGCTGTGACCAGTGACGGAAAACATGCGGTGACGCATTATGAGACTCTGGAGGCTTTTGCAGAAGCCTCACTGCTCAAAATTCATTTGGAGACTGGACGTACACACCAAATTCGTGTGCACATGTCTGCTTTACACCACCCATGTTGTGGTGATCCCATGTATGGAAGTGATCCTAAGCTTTCAGAGAGATTGGGACTTACCAGGCAATGGCTGCACGCAGTTTCGCTTGGCTTTAACCATCCTGCCGATGGGCGATGGATGGAAATCACCTCGCCATATTCCGATGATCTACAGCATGCACTCGATATATTGCGGGAAGATTAACAGCCGCTTATTGCGGTGACTCGCTTCTCTGCGGGCGTCGCGATGTTCGTACGCGCATTAAAATTATTCTATGGACCAAGTGGACAAAGGGCGCATGGTTATTGCGCTCGTGAGCATTGCTTTGCTTATGGCTGCTATCGCGATTCTGGGTCAGTCTGATAAGACCAGCAAGCCGATGAACATTAATGGTGATCAGCTAGGCAGAGAAAACTCTGAGACTCTTGATCACTATGTTTCTCGGGCGCGAGGCTCGTTGTCTGATTTTGAGGGGCAAGTATTTGCTTTAGCCACTTTTAATGGGCGTTTCAGCGCGGAGGAGATAGGGGCTGTGTTGGAAAAAGCGGGCGTTTCACGGGTCAACGCAGTAGTGCCTGGCGGTACCACAGTCATTGAGCTTCCCGAACCAGCCCGAGGCGCCAGTCGCGCCTCGGTGCTCACACAGCAGATTCGCATTCGGGGCAAGGACGAGGGCGATATCCGTTCGGTCGTCGTGTACGACGACGTGGAGGCATTGCGAAATTTGCAAAAGGATTCGAAGATTCTGGCTGTGGAGGCTTTGCCTCCTGATGCCGCTTGGGGACGCATTGGGATTCGTCCTGTGAATCTCTAGTCCTGAGAGGAATGCGGTGCTGAGATCTTTTTAGCTTTCTTGCGCCACAATGCGAGGTCTGTGAGGTAAATTCCTACAGAAATCCAAATGATTACAAAACCCACCCACCGGATAGTATCTAGCTGCTCGTTGACTACAAAGACCGCCCATAGCATTTGGAATGTGGGAGTCATGTATTGCAGCATCCCAATGGTAGAAAGCGGAATGAGTTTTGCTGCAATACCAAAAAGCAGCAACGGAATTGCAGTGACTAGTCCGGCGCTGATGAGTAGTGCCGAGTGCGCTGAGCCGTGGGAGAAAAACGTTCCTACACCTGTGGACTCGAGATAGACCACGTACACCAGTGCTACTGGCATAAGAATGAGAGTTTCTGCGGCTAGCGAGGCTGAAGGCGATAAGGGTAATCCCTTTTTTACTAGCCCATAAAATCCAAAGGACGCGGCAAGAAGCAAGGAAATAACGGGAACATGGCCTCCCACAATGCTAAGAAGAAGGACCGCGATGGTAGCAACTATCACGCTGAGGGTTTGAAGCTTTCTTAAGCGTTCTGCTAGGAAGACTACGCCTAGGAGGACACTCACCAATGGGTTAATAAAATACCCGAGGGCCGCGTCAGCCACGTGTTGGGAATTGACAGCAATAACGTAGATTAACCAGTTGGCGGCTATGAGTATTGCAGCAATCGCAATGCGTAACCATGTGGCCAAACTTGCGTCGCGTAACTCGCGCCATTTTTTGGTGGCTGTGATGGCAAGTGCCATGACTACTCCGGTCCATATGATCCGGTGGGCGATGATTTCTAAGGGCGCCGCAGGCAGGAGTAGCGGGAAGTACGCGGGGAAGAGACCCCATAAGAGATACGCCAAGAAGCCATAGAGCATGGAGGAATCCTAACCTCTCTTGTCGACTGAACGCACCCGATGCTGTTAATAAGGGGACCGGTTGGGGGCGGAAACCTAACGCAAGCACATTATTATTGAAATTGAAATTCAATAATAATGTGCGGTAGCTCTAAAAATGCCTTGTGACCTGGCGTGAGGCGATTTAAATAACAAGACGCTACACTGACTGGCTATGGCCAAGAAATCCTCTTTCGTACATCTGCATAATCACACTGAGTATTCGATGCTCGACGGCATGGCGAAAGTGGATATGCTTGCAGAAGAAGTCCTTAGGCAGGGAATGCCAGCTGTGGGAATGACAGATCACGGCAATATGTTTGGATCGGATGCTTTTTACCGGACCATGAAGAAAGCCGGAGTAAAACCGATTATTGGCATCGAGGCTTATATGGCCCCGGATTCCCGATTCAATAAAACTAGGGTTCGGTGGGGTGAACCACACCAGAAATCTGATGATGTTTCAGCTTCCGGTGCATATTTGCACCAAACTATGTTGGCGGAAAACGCTGAGGGTCTGCGTAACCTCTTCTACCTGTCTTCGATGGCGTCGTATGAAGGCCAACTGGGTAAGTGGCCGCGAATGGATGCGGACCTGATCGCCGAACATGCCTCAGGGATTATCGCGACCACGGGGTGCCCCTCTGGGGACGTCCAGACGCGCTTGCGGCTAGGCCAATTTGATCAGGCGTTGGAAGCGGCTGCCATGTGGCAGGATATTTATGGCAAAGAAAATTATTTCTTGGAGCTCATGGATCATGGCCTGGAGATCGAGAATCGGGTTCGCTCGGAGTTGCTAGAGATTGGGCGGAAGCTTGATCTCCCACCATTAGTTACCAATGACTGCCACTATGTTTTGGAATCTCAAGCGCCGGCCCACGAGGCCATGTTGTGCGTGCAGACAGGAAAAACTTTGAGCGATCCTGATCGCTTTAAGTTTGACGGTTCCGGTTATTACATCAAGACCGCGGAGCAGATGCGAGAGATGTGGGATTCTCTTGTGCCAGAAGCCTGCGATAATACTCTGTGGATTGCGGAACGAGTCCAGGATTACGGTGAAATCTGGGAGGAACACACTCACGACCGTATGCCTATCGCAGACGTGCCGGAGGGGCATACACCAACCTCTTGGTTGCGTCATGAGGTCTTGGAAGGCTTGCGCGTTCGATTCAATGGCGGGGAAGTCCCGCAGTCTTATATCGATCGTGCTGAATACGAGATCTCAGTGATTGATATGAAGGGCTATCCTTCTTACTTCCTCATCGTTGCTGAGCTGATTAAACATGCCCGATCAATTGGCATTAGAGTAGGGCCTGGTCGTGGTTCTGCCGCAGGCGCCTTGGTGGCATATGCGTTGACCATTACCAATATTGATCCGATGGAACATGATCTTCTCTTTGAGAGGTTCTTGAACCCGGAGCGGCCTTCCGCACCTGATATCGATATCGACTTTGACGATCGTCGCCGTGGCGAGATGATTCGTTACGCCGCAGATCGCTGGGGAGAGGACAAGATCGCCCAGGTGATCACCTTTGGAACGGTGAAAACTAAGCAGGCCATCAAAGATTCAGCTCGTGTGCAGTATGGTCAGCCTGGTTACCAGATCGCCGATCGTATTACTAAAGAACTTCCCCCAGCAATTATGGCGAAGGACATCCCGCTGTCCGGGATTATGGACCCCGAGCATCCTCGGTATGGGGAAGCCGGAGAAGTCCGAAACCTTATTGAGACAGATCCAGATGTTAAAAAAATCTATGACACTGCTCGTGGATTAGAGGGAGTGGTGCGCCAAGCAGGCGTTCATGCTTGCGCCGTGATTATGGCCAGCGTGCCGTTGCTGGAACATATACCTATGTGGAAGCGCGCGGCAGACGGCGCGTTAATCACCGGATGGCCATATCCTGCCTGTGAGGCTATTGGCCTGCTTAAGATGGACTTCCTGGGGTTGCGTAACCTCACGGTTATCGGCGACTGCATTGAAAACATCAAGATCAACAGGAAAGAGACGGTTGATCTTGAAGAGCTCACCACGGACGACCCTAAAGTGTATGAGCTGCTGTCCAGTGGTGATACTCTCGGCGTTTTCCAGCTCGACTCGGGCGGTATGCAAGAGCTACTCAAACGAATGCAGCCCACGGGCTTCCATGACATTGTGGCGTCTTTGGCTTTGTATCGTCCTGGCCCCATGGGCGTGAATGCACACTGGGATTATGCGGATCGCAAGAATGGCCGTAAGCCCATTGAGCCGATCCACCCTGAACTCGACGAGCCGCTGCGCGAGATTCTTGATGAGACCTATGGCCTCATCGTTTATCAAGAGCAGATCATGCGTATTTCCCAGAAGGTAGCTAATTACACAGCTGGTGAAGCCGACGGGTTCCGCAAGGCGATGGGTAAGAAGCAGCCGGAAGTGCTGGCTAAGCAATATGACAAATTCCTAGAAGGAATGTTGTCCAACGGG
This genomic window contains:
- a CDS encoding DNA polymerase IV, which translates into the protein MRRWVLHIDMDAFFASCEQLTRPTLRGRPVLVGGVSGRGVVAGASYEARALGAHSAMPMYQAKRLVGFRGVIVAPRFEVYRTASHKVFEILRSVGGTVEQVSVDEGFLEPEELQGATDKEVKEWAHELRRIIRQEVGLPASVGAGCGKQFAKIGSDQAKPDGVFVVPPEKHEEMILPLPVGELWGVGPVTRAKLKQLGVETIGDLAAMTQREVDISLGATVGRALWMMARGVDDRPVAPRAEAKQVSAEHTYPKDLINVPQVDEALRRATDDAHRRLLNDGRGARTVTVKLRMADFHIESRSTTLPYATDDLDTFLATAMKLVRYPDELGPIRLVGVSFSGLEAARQDVLFPEIDREIVQRDSDFEVGVSGAISKESAEYAMTNTKDTQQIDLSETSPRWRATQDVHHPEFGHGWIQGIGHGKMTIRFETRTTGIGKVKTFDISDSELQPADPVASLDWDITGL
- a CDS encoding asparaginase, giving the protein MTSAHEELGKVVVLTTGGTLSCTMDPNGALIPTVSGEELIEDIAPRFSGKVDIEVRELHRLDSSSMTFTDIDVIVSEAHKALAEPNVIGVVVTHGTDSMEETAIALDTFHTSPSPIVLTGAQLPFDHPESDGQNNLFEAIMVACDTSARDIGVLVVFGHAVLPARGCMKWHTSDPLAFATNGPEEPLRADPVSPAKLSDVRIDIIPAFPGAPSTLVDAAINAGSQGLVVEAMGAGNVGTEMGVALGAALDAGIPVVMTTRVPRGEVFGAYGGAGGGATLAAKGAISSTYFRAGQARVLLAIAVATGVHPATLFLKTCYIPIKTSYGISRL
- the lspA gene encoding signal peptidase II gives rise to the protein MAAIILSVATVDQASKAAVLHFLGDGQPLKIIGDWFRFRLLFNPGAAFSFGENATWLFTSIQLIFVVGIAWYAPKVRDGWTAVALAMIAGGALGNLIDRLFREPAFFVGHVVDFISIGNFAVFNVADSAITCGVAIFFVAILLESRRDAQQHQRSEEEVIDNA
- a CDS encoding RluA family pseudouridine synthase; the encoded protein is MREHRSLPVPEGLAGMRVDAALSKLLGISRTVAADLATAGDVLVDALPVGKSDRIAEGQWLDVTLPETKDLTPREELVEGMDILYSDDDLIAVNKPVGVAAHPTLGWEGPTVIGGLAAAGFRISTSGPPERKGIVQRLDVGTSGVMVIAASERGYSVLKRAFKERTVSKTYHALVQGHTDPFTGTIDAPIGRHPSAGWRFAVTSDGKHAVTHYETLEAFAEASLLKIHLETGRTHQIRVHMSALHHPCCGDPMYGSDPKLSERLGLTRQWLHAVSLGFNHPADGRWMEITSPYSDDLQHALDILRED
- the rarD gene encoding EamA family transporter RarD — its product is MLYGFLAYLLWGLFPAYFPLLLPAAPLEIIAHRIIWTGVVMALAITATKKWRELRDASLATWLRIAIAAILIAANWLIYVIAVNSQHVADAALGYFINPLVSVLLGVVFLAERLRKLQTLSVIVATIAVLLLSIVGGHVPVISLLLAASFGFYGLVKKGLPLSPSASLAAETLILMPVALVYVVYLESTGVGTFFSHGSAHSALLISAGLVTAIPLLLFGIAAKLIPLSTIGMLQYMTPTFQMLWAVFVVNEQLDTIRWVGFVIIWISVGIYLTDLALWRKKAKKISAPHSSQD
- the dnaE gene encoding DNA polymerase III subunit alpha, with protein sequence MAKKSSFVHLHNHTEYSMLDGMAKVDMLAEEVLRQGMPAVGMTDHGNMFGSDAFYRTMKKAGVKPIIGIEAYMAPDSRFNKTRVRWGEPHQKSDDVSASGAYLHQTMLAENAEGLRNLFYLSSMASYEGQLGKWPRMDADLIAEHASGIIATTGCPSGDVQTRLRLGQFDQALEAAAMWQDIYGKENYFLELMDHGLEIENRVRSELLEIGRKLDLPPLVTNDCHYVLESQAPAHEAMLCVQTGKTLSDPDRFKFDGSGYYIKTAEQMREMWDSLVPEACDNTLWIAERVQDYGEIWEEHTHDRMPIADVPEGHTPTSWLRHEVLEGLRVRFNGGEVPQSYIDRAEYEISVIDMKGYPSYFLIVAELIKHARSIGIRVGPGRGSAAGALVAYALTITNIDPMEHDLLFERFLNPERPSAPDIDIDFDDRRRGEMIRYAADRWGEDKIAQVITFGTVKTKQAIKDSARVQYGQPGYQIADRITKELPPAIMAKDIPLSGIMDPEHPRYGEAGEVRNLIETDPDVKKIYDTARGLEGVVRQAGVHACAVIMASVPLLEHIPMWKRAADGALITGWPYPACEAIGLLKMDFLGLRNLTVIGDCIENIKINRKETVDLEELTTDDPKVYELLSSGDTLGVFQLDSGGMQELLKRMQPTGFHDIVASLALYRPGPMGVNAHWDYADRKNGRKPIEPIHPELDEPLREILDETYGLIVYQEQIMRISQKVANYTAGEADGFRKAMGKKQPEVLAKQYDKFLEGMLSNGYSKGAVDALWGTIEPFASYAFNKSHAAGYGLVSYWTAYLKANYTAEYMAALLTSVADKKDKSAIYLSNCRHLGISVLSPDVNESRLNFLPVGNDIRFGLGAVRNVGEDVVNSIVKARQEKGGFSDFSDYLDKIDTVACNKRVTESLIKAGAFDSLGHPRKGLLLIHEDAVDSVISTKKAADKGQFDLFAGFGGDDASMGNAFAVQIPEAQWDRKHQLALEREMLGLYVSGHPLDGYEEALDAQTDTQLTTILAGELRNGAEVQIGGIISSVDRRYSKKDGSPWAIVTIEDHHGAQVDLLVFNKIYAIVGPQIVEDNIILAKAHVSIRDDRMSLFCDDLKVPDLGPGNGAGLPLRLTMRTEQCTMANIARLKDVLANNKGDSDVYLNIVHGDEATVMILGEHLRVNRTASLMGDLKATMGPGILG